In Leisingera methylohalidivorans DSM 14336, a single genomic region encodes these proteins:
- a CDS encoding trimethylamine methyltransferase family protein — MNDQTSPSRAGRSGGRNARRAARAAGLPEHLRPVRPGMESTALKLLSQADMEKIHQAALTALEEIGLADAPQSGIDYLTSAGCILGDDGRIRFPRALVEDTIARANRSVTLFSRDGKTDLLLSGGRVHYGTAGAAVSVVDVNGREYRDSTVQDLHDAARICDQLDNIHFVQRPMVCRDIPDNLEMDLNSIYATTAGTTKHVGVSFTEPDFVKPGLELLHMIAGGEDKWRERPFVSNSNCFVVPPMKFATESCGVMEECIKGGMPVLLLSAGMAGATAPSSIAGAITQAVAECLAGLVYVNAVKPGAPAIFGTWPFGLDLRTGAMSVGSGEQALLTAGCAQMHKFYNLPGGAAAGASDSKLPDMQAGWEQMCSAVMAGLSGLNMAYEAAGMHASLLGFCLESLILDNDLLGQAQRCVRGIEVNDDTLALDQMRATCLGGPGHYLGTDQTLGRMQIDYVYPDLGDRTSPKEWVELEKPDLIQKAVAKKEKILSQRAAARFDAATDMAIRKAFNIHLPA, encoded by the coding sequence ATGAACGATCAAACCTCCCCGTCCCGCGCTGGCCGTAGCGGCGGGCGCAACGCACGCCGCGCAGCCCGCGCTGCTGGATTGCCGGAACATCTGCGGCCGGTGCGTCCCGGCATGGAATCCACAGCGCTGAAGCTGCTCAGCCAGGCTGACATGGAAAAAATCCACCAGGCAGCCCTGACCGCGCTGGAAGAAATCGGTCTCGCCGACGCGCCGCAGAGCGGCATCGATTATCTGACCTCTGCAGGCTGCATCCTGGGCGATGACGGCCGGATCCGCTTCCCGCGCGCGCTGGTTGAAGATACGATTGCCAGGGCAAACCGCTCCGTCACCCTCTTCAGCCGGGACGGAAAAACCGACCTGCTGCTGTCGGGCGGCCGGGTTCATTACGGCACCGCAGGCGCTGCGGTGAGCGTTGTGGACGTGAACGGCAGGGAGTACCGCGACTCGACCGTGCAGGATCTGCACGACGCCGCGCGCATCTGCGACCAGCTGGACAATATCCACTTTGTGCAGCGTCCGATGGTGTGCCGCGATATCCCTGACAATCTCGAGATGGACTTGAACTCCATCTATGCCACCACTGCCGGCACCACCAAACATGTTGGTGTCTCCTTTACCGAACCGGATTTTGTGAAGCCGGGCCTGGAACTGCTGCACATGATTGCGGGCGGCGAAGACAAATGGCGCGAGCGGCCTTTTGTGTCGAACTCAAACTGCTTTGTGGTTCCGCCAATGAAGTTTGCAACCGAATCCTGTGGAGTGATGGAGGAATGTATCAAAGGCGGCATGCCGGTGCTGCTGCTGTCCGCGGGCATGGCCGGGGCAACTGCCCCTTCGTCCATCGCCGGCGCCATCACCCAAGCGGTTGCGGAATGTCTCGCCGGATTGGTTTATGTTAACGCTGTAAAGCCTGGTGCCCCAGCAATTTTCGGCACTTGGCCCTTTGGCTTGGATCTGCGCACCGGCGCGATGTCCGTGGGCTCCGGCGAACAGGCGCTGCTCACTGCGGGCTGTGCTCAGATGCACAAATTCTACAACCTGCCAGGCGGCGCCGCAGCTGGTGCATCGGATTCCAAGCTGCCGGATATGCAGGCCGGCTGGGAACAGATGTGCTCTGCTGTCATGGCAGGTCTTTCCGGCCTCAACATGGCCTACGAAGCTGCCGGAATGCATGCGTCACTGCTCGGATTCTGTCTTGAGTCGCTGATCCTGGACAACGATTTGCTGGGTCAGGCGCAGCGGTGCGTGCGTGGGATTGAGGTGAACGACGATACCCTCGCGCTTGATCAGATGCGGGCAACCTGCCTGGGCGGACCCGGTCATTACCTGGGCACCGACCAGACTCTTGGCCGGATGCAGATCGACTATGTTTACCCGGATCTGGGCGACCGGACTTCACCCAAGGAGTGGGTCGAACTTGAGAAACCCGATCTGATCCAAAAGGCGGTTGCGAAGAAGGAGAAGATCCTGTCGCAGCGGGCCGCTGCCCGGTTCGATGCTGCAACAGACATGGCAATCCGGAAAGCATTCAACATCCATCTCCCGGCTTAA
- a CDS encoding outer membrane protein, giving the protein MTRFVAMTAIAAVMGSAAFAGNVSEPVVEPAPAPAPVPVANYGGDWTGFYLGGQVGQLDADASNGATGDDTSYGIHGGYNHDFGRFVLGGELEYDATDVNLGGGATVDSVARAKVKAGYDFGKVLAYVTGGVAEADSSLGSETGEFYGAGIAYQVTDQWQIGGEVLEHEFDQFGNSGVGADATSVSLRASYKF; this is encoded by the coding sequence ATGACTCGTTTCGTAGCTATGACAGCCATTGCCGCCGTAATGGGCAGTGCGGCCTTTGCCGGCAATGTAAGTGAACCGGTGGTTGAACCCGCTCCGGCTCCGGCGCCTGTTCCGGTTGCCAACTATGGCGGCGACTGGACTGGATTTTACCTCGGCGGCCAGGTCGGCCAGCTTGATGCGGACGCCAGCAATGGCGCCACTGGGGACGATACGTCCTATGGTATCCACGGCGGCTACAATCATGATTTCGGCCGTTTCGTCTTGGGGGGCGAACTGGAATATGATGCAACCGACGTAAACCTGGGCGGCGGCGCAACTGTTGACTCGGTAGCCCGAGCCAAGGTGAAGGCCGGTTACGACTTTGGCAAAGTGCTTGCATATGTGACCGGTGGTGTGGCCGAAGCTGACAGCTCTCTGGGCAGCGAAACCGGCGAGTTCTACGGTGCCGGCATTGCCTATCAGGTAACCGACCAGTGGCAGATCGGCGGCGAAGTGCTGGAGCATGAGTTCGACCAGTTCGGCAACTCGGGCGTGGGTGCCGATGCCACATCGGTGTCGCTGCGCGCGTCCTACAAGTTCTAA
- the cysS gene encoding cysteine--tRNA ligase, protein MGAKDTVIKLHNTKTRKKEVFEPIDASNVRMYVCGPTVYDRAHLGNARPVVVFDVLYRLLREIYGAEQVTYARNFTDVDDKINARAAETGRPIRDITAETTQWFLDDMGELGALQPDHMPRATEYIPQMVAMIEGLIAKGHAYAAEGHVLFAVDSWKALYGNLSGRSVDDMIAGARVEVAPYKKNPMDFVLWKPSTNEQPGWDSPWGRGRPGWHIECSAMSYELLGETFDIHGGGNDLMFPHHENEIAQSCCAHPEGEFARYWLHNEMLQVEGKKMSKSLGNFFTVRDLLDQGYPGEVIRLVFLQTHYRKPMDWTAGKAEQAERTLRKWYSQAEQALNNGEVHPGIIGALADDLNTAGAIAELHQLSHSDDVVALRASMQFLGLMGKEIPAWAGQPDIELSAYEERLFEARQAAMQSKDFSEVDRLKAAFISAGLEVRMSKTGVELVPGAGFDPAKLEAL, encoded by the coding sequence ATGGGAGCCAAGGACACAGTGATCAAGCTGCACAATACAAAGACCCGCAAGAAAGAGGTCTTTGAGCCGATCGACGCCAGCAACGTGCGGATGTATGTCTGCGGCCCCACCGTCTATGACCGCGCGCATCTGGGCAATGCGCGGCCGGTAGTGGTGTTTGATGTGCTTTACCGGCTTCTGCGAGAGATTTATGGCGCAGAACAAGTGACTTACGCGCGGAACTTCACGGACGTAGACGACAAGATCAACGCCCGCGCTGCTGAAACCGGACGGCCGATCAGGGACATCACCGCGGAAACCACCCAGTGGTTCCTGGACGATATGGGCGAGCTTGGCGCTCTGCAGCCTGACCATATGCCGCGGGCAACCGAATACATCCCCCAGATGGTCGCGATGATTGAGGGTCTGATCGCCAAGGGCCACGCCTATGCGGCGGAGGGCCATGTCCTGTTTGCCGTTGACAGCTGGAAGGCGCTGTATGGCAATCTGTCGGGCCGGTCGGTTGATGACATGATTGCCGGTGCCCGGGTGGAAGTGGCGCCTTACAAGAAGAACCCGATGGATTTTGTGCTGTGGAAACCTTCCACAAATGAACAACCGGGCTGGGACAGTCCCTGGGGCCGCGGGCGGCCGGGCTGGCACATTGAATGCTCGGCTATGTCGTATGAGCTGCTGGGCGAGACCTTTGATATTCACGGCGGCGGCAACGACCTGATGTTCCCGCACCACGAGAATGAAATTGCGCAAAGCTGCTGTGCCCATCCGGAAGGTGAGTTTGCACGGTACTGGCTGCACAATGAAATGCTGCAGGTCGAAGGCAAGAAAATGTCCAAATCCCTGGGCAACTTCTTCACCGTGCGCGACCTGCTGGATCAGGGCTACCCGGGCGAGGTGATCCGGCTGGTATTCCTGCAGACCCATTACCGCAAGCCGATGGACTGGACTGCGGGCAAGGCTGAACAAGCGGAACGAACGCTGCGGAAATGGTATTCTCAAGCGGAGCAAGCTCTAAATAATGGTGAAGTTCATCCTGGTATTATCGGAGCCTTGGCAGACGATCTTAATACCGCTGGCGCGATAGCCGAGTTGCATCAACTATCCCATTCCGACGATGTCGTGGCACTGCGCGCTTCGATGCAGTTCCTTGGCTTGATGGGTAAGGAAATACCAGCGTGGGCAGGTCAGCCGGATATCGAACTGTCAGCGTACGAAGAACGCCTTTTTGAAGCACGTCAAGCAGCCATGCAAAGCAAAGACTTTTCCGAAGTGGACCGGTTGAAAGCTGCTTTTATTAGCGCAGGCCTTGAGGTGCGGATGAGCAAGACCGGCGTAGAGCTGGTGCCGGGTGCGGGTTTTGACCCCGCCAAGCTGGAGGCGCTCTGA
- the cimA gene encoding citramalate synthase yields the protein MAKERLYLYDTTLRDGQQTQGVQFSTSEKKQIAQALDGLGVDYIEGGWPGANPTDSAFFEEAPQTRATMTAFGMTKRAGRSAENDDVLAAVMNAGTPAVCLVGKSHDYHVTHALGITLEENLDNIRASVSHVVAQGREALFDAEHFFDGYKDNPDYALAACRAALESGARWVVLCDTNGGALPSEVKRIVSAVVNAGIPGEKLGIHTHNDTENAIACSLAAMEAGARQIQGTLNGLGERCGNANLTALIPTLLLKEPYASQFDTGVSLEALAGMTRISRMLDDILNRVPVRQAAYVGASAFAHKAGLHASAILKDPSTYEHIEPDKVGNARVIPMSNQAGQSNLRKRLTDAGLSVEKGDPALVRILERIKAREAEGYSYDTAQASFELLARNELGQLPEFFEVKRYKVTVERRKNKYNRMVSLSEAVVVVKVDGEKRLSVSESLDDTGSDRGPVNALARALSKDLGRYSAQLEDMRLVDFKVRITQGGTEAVTRVIIDSEDSQGHRWSTVGVSPNIIDASFEALLDAIRWKLVHDGRAGQADAV from the coding sequence ATGGCCAAGGAGCGCCTTTATCTCTACGACACCACCTTGCGGGACGGGCAGCAGACCCAAGGGGTGCAATTCTCGACCTCAGAAAAAAAGCAGATCGCCCAGGCGCTTGACGGCCTGGGTGTCGACTACATCGAGGGCGGCTGGCCGGGTGCGAACCCGACCGACAGTGCTTTCTTCGAGGAAGCGCCGCAGACCCGCGCCACCATGACCGCCTTTGGCATGACCAAACGGGCCGGGCGGTCTGCCGAAAATGATGATGTGCTGGCGGCAGTGATGAACGCAGGAACTCCAGCGGTCTGTCTGGTCGGCAAGAGCCATGATTACCACGTGACCCATGCGCTGGGGATCACGCTGGAGGAGAACCTCGACAATATCCGCGCCTCAGTCTCCCATGTCGTCGCGCAGGGTCGCGAGGCGCTGTTTGACGCCGAGCATTTCTTTGATGGCTACAAGGACAATCCGGACTATGCGCTGGCAGCCTGCCGCGCCGCGCTGGAGTCCGGCGCGCGCTGGGTGGTATTGTGCGACACCAACGGCGGCGCACTGCCATCTGAGGTGAAGCGGATCGTCAGCGCGGTCGTCAACGCCGGAATTCCAGGTGAGAAACTTGGCATACACACCCATAATGACACAGAGAATGCCATTGCCTGCTCGCTCGCTGCCATGGAGGCCGGAGCGCGCCAGATCCAAGGCACTCTGAATGGTCTGGGGGAGCGTTGCGGCAATGCCAATCTGACCGCGCTGATCCCGACGCTGTTGTTGAAAGAACCCTACGCCAGCCAGTTTGATACCGGGGTGAGCCTTGAGGCGCTTGCCGGAATGACCCGGATCAGCCGGATGCTTGACGATATCCTGAACCGGGTTCCGGTGCGGCAGGCGGCTTATGTGGGGGCTTCGGCCTTTGCTCACAAGGCGGGATTGCACGCCAGTGCGATTCTCAAGGATCCGTCGACCTATGAACACATTGAACCGGACAAGGTCGGGAATGCGCGGGTCATTCCGATGTCGAACCAGGCCGGGCAGTCGAACCTGCGCAAACGGCTGACAGATGCAGGCCTGAGCGTTGAAAAAGGTGATCCAGCGCTGGTGCGGATTCTTGAACGGATCAAGGCGCGCGAGGCGGAAGGTTACTCCTATGACACAGCCCAGGCCTCGTTTGAGCTGCTGGCGCGCAATGAACTGGGCCAGCTTCCGGAATTCTTTGAGGTCAAGCGCTATAAGGTCACTGTCGAGCGGCGCAAGAATAAATACAACCGGATGGTCAGCCTTTCTGAAGCGGTTGTTGTGGTCAAGGTGGATGGCGAGAAGCGGTTGTCCGTCAGTGAGTCACTGGATGATACCGGCAGTGACCGCGGGCCGGTGAACGCGCTTGCGCGGGCGCTGAGCAAGGACCTGGGGCGGTATTCCGCGCAGCTGGAAGACATGCGGCTGGTGGATTTCAAAGTGAGAATCACCCAGGGCGGAACCGAGGCGGTGACTCGTGTGATTATTGACAGCGAAGACAGCCAGGGCCATCGCTGGTCGACCGTTGGCGTAAGCCCGAACATCATTGATGCGTCGTTTGAGGCGCTGCTGGACGCAATCCGCTGGAAGCTGGTCCATGACGGCAGGGCCGGGCAGGCGGATGCAGTTTGA
- a CDS encoding squalene/phytoene synthase family protein yields the protein MQFDADLTACAELVQKSDPDRFLATMAAPVQARPLLFALYAFNIELARAPRASQETMICEMRLQWWRDAGAEIAGGGSVRRHYVATPLGQLLKPELAACIDGMAEARRWDIYKDPFEDEAELDSYIDQTSGSLMWMAAASLGQSDEAVVRGFAYGAGIANWLRAIPELTAEKRIPLLDGTMDGVKALARKGLDRIYNSRSNSGGVSKTSRAALLAGWQAEAFLKQAIRKPERVANGALGQSEFRRRTALMWQAATGRW from the coding sequence ATGCAGTTTGATGCCGATCTGACCGCTTGCGCGGAATTGGTGCAAAAATCAGACCCGGACCGGTTTCTTGCCACAATGGCGGCACCGGTCCAGGCCCGCCCGCTGCTGTTTGCACTCTATGCCTTCAATATTGAACTGGCCCGCGCTCCCAGGGCCAGCCAGGAGACCATGATCTGCGAAATGCGATTGCAATGGTGGCGCGATGCCGGTGCGGAGATTGCCGGGGGCGGCTCAGTCCGCCGCCACTATGTGGCGACGCCGCTGGGGCAGCTTCTGAAGCCGGAACTGGCTGCCTGCATCGACGGCATGGCGGAGGCGCGGAGATGGGACATCTACAAGGATCCCTTTGAGGATGAAGCTGAACTCGACAGCTACATCGACCAAACCAGCGGGTCTTTGATGTGGATGGCGGCTGCATCTCTCGGCCAGTCAGATGAGGCCGTTGTGCGCGGGTTCGCCTATGGCGCTGGTATTGCCAATTGGCTGCGCGCAATCCCCGAACTGACGGCGGAAAAGCGGATCCCCTTGCTGGATGGCACCATGGATGGCGTGAAAGCTTTGGCCCGTAAGGGTTTGGACAGGATTTATAATTCCCGCTCCAACAGCGGCGGGGTTTCAAAAACGTCCAGGGCGGCACTGCTGGCAGGCTGGCAGGCTGAGGCGTTTCTGAAACAGGCTATCCGGAAGCCGGAGAGGGTTGCGAACGGCGCCCTTGGACAAAGTGAATTCCGGCGCAGAACGGCTTTGATGTGGCAGGCCGCCACCGGGCGCTGGTAA
- a CDS encoding MFS transporter, whose product MTMSMTTPSDTVAKKNVAILVLAQALLGAQMPMIFIVGGLAGQSLASNPCFATLPISLIVAGSMLAATPVSAVMQRWGRRVGFFAGAAFGALGGLVGAYGLYLGSFPIFLIGSLLTGVYMSAHGFYRFAAADTASEAFRPKAISYVMAGGLAAAIIGPQVVKATSQAFVIPFFGTYLAVIAVNVLGAALFLFLDIPKPPAPSADSPKGRSRLELLKTPVIAVAVICAMVSYALMNLVMTSTPLAVVGCGFTEGNAADVVTSHVLAMYVPSFFTGHLIARFGVEKIVAAGLVILAAAGAVALQGVDIENFFIALVLLGVGWNFGFIGATTMLAAAHESYERGRMQGLNDLLVFGGVTMASLASGGLMNCSGGSPVEGWSAVNMAMTPFLVLAGGALVWLVMRPKDA is encoded by the coding sequence ATGACCATGAGCATGACCACCCCCAGCGACACAGTCGCCAAGAAAAACGTTGCCATCCTGGTGCTGGCCCAGGCACTCCTCGGGGCTCAGATGCCGATGATTTTCATCGTTGGCGGCCTGGCCGGGCAATCACTGGCGTCAAACCCCTGCTTTGCCACCTTGCCGATCTCGCTGATCGTAGCCGGGTCAATGCTGGCGGCCACTCCGGTCTCTGCCGTAATGCAGCGCTGGGGCCGCCGGGTCGGCTTTTTCGCAGGAGCCGCCTTTGGCGCACTGGGCGGGCTGGTCGGGGCTTACGGCCTGTACCTTGGCTCCTTTCCCATCTTTCTGATCGGCAGCCTGCTGACAGGCGTTTATATGAGCGCGCATGGCTTCTACCGCTTTGCAGCTGCAGACACCGCGTCCGAGGCGTTCCGTCCCAAGGCGATCTCCTATGTCATGGCCGGCGGGCTTGCGGCCGCCATCATCGGCCCGCAGGTTGTAAAGGCCACCAGTCAGGCCTTTGTTATTCCATTCTTCGGCACCTACTTGGCTGTGATTGCCGTAAACGTTCTGGGCGCCGCGCTGTTCCTGTTTCTGGACATCCCCAAACCACCGGCCCCCAGTGCGGACAGCCCCAAGGGCCGCAGCCGGTTGGAGCTGTTGAAGACCCCGGTGATTGCCGTCGCGGTGATCTGCGCAATGGTATCCTATGCGCTGATGAATCTTGTGATGACCTCAACCCCGCTCGCGGTGGTTGGCTGCGGTTTCACCGAAGGCAACGCCGCGGATGTTGTCACCTCCCACGTTCTGGCAATGTATGTGCCGTCCTTCTTCACCGGTCATCTGATCGCCCGCTTCGGTGTGGAAAAAATCGTAGCGGCAGGTCTGGTTATCCTTGCAGCTGCGGGCGCTGTCGCCTTGCAAGGCGTAGATATTGAAAACTTTTTCATTGCGCTGGTGCTTTTGGGCGTGGGCTGGAACTTTGGCTTTATCGGGGCCACCACAATGCTGGCCGCTGCCCACGAAAGCTATGAGCGCGGCCGGATGCAAGGGTTGAACGACCTGCTGGTGTTCGGCGGGGTGACAATGGCCTCGCTGGCGTCGGGCGGACTGATGAACTGCTCGGGCGGCAGTCCGGTCGAAGGCTGGAGCGCCGTGAACATGGCGATGACCCCCTTCCTGGTGCTGGCGGGCGGCGCGCTGGTGTGGCTGGTTATGAGGCCCAAAGACGCTTGA
- a CDS encoding DNA-3-methyladenine glycosylase family protein, with amino-acid sequence MASNGQTFLPGVGRIIQCDACVTEGAEWLAAHDSRFADALKLTGPLPLRRKPDGFAELLSAIVSQQVSVASATAIWARMKDAKLTGPRNILRATDDDLRTAGLSRQKIRYARALAEAHIDFDALRDIPDAEVIARLVEVPGIGDWTAEIYAMFSLGRADVFAPGDLALQEAARLLFDLPARPQDRELRQMTEDWSPWRSVAARILWAYYRVAKDREGIR; translated from the coding sequence GTGGCGTCAAACGGACAGACATTCCTGCCGGGGGTGGGCCGGATTATCCAATGCGACGCCTGCGTGACCGAGGGCGCCGAATGGCTGGCCGCGCACGACAGCCGGTTTGCCGATGCATTGAAACTGACCGGTCCATTACCGCTGCGCCGCAAGCCGGATGGGTTTGCCGAGCTGTTGAGTGCGATTGTGAGCCAGCAGGTGAGTGTGGCCTCCGCCACGGCGATCTGGGCGCGGATGAAAGACGCCAAGCTCACCGGTCCGCGTAATATTCTGCGCGCCACGGATGATGATCTGCGCACAGCGGGCCTTAGCCGCCAGAAAATTCGCTATGCCCGTGCGCTGGCTGAGGCACATATTGATTTCGATGCCTTGCGGGACATTCCGGACGCCGAGGTGATTGCACGTCTGGTTGAAGTCCCGGGGATCGGTGATTGGACGGCTGAGATCTATGCGATGTTTTCGCTGGGGCGGGCCGATGTCTTTGCCCCTGGCGACCTGGCCTTGCAGGAGGCGGCGCGGCTCTTGTTTGATCTTCCGGCCCGCCCCCAGGACCGAGAGCTGCGGCAAATGACCGAAGACTGGTCGCCCTGGCGATCGGTTGCGGCGCGCATCCTGTGGGCCTATTACCGGGTGGCGAAGGACAGGGAAGGGATCCGATGA
- a CDS encoding alpha/beta hydrolase produces MTRVLNAGRKEPVSGSIRSIVVFLHGYGANGADLLGLADPLGEHLPDTLFVAPDAPEACAGAPMGFQWFPIPWIDGSSEEESMRGMQAAAEDLNAFLDALMVDEDVLPEQVVLFGFSQGTMMSLQVAPRREDAVAGIVAFSGRLLAPELLQDEAVSKMPVLLVHGDQDDVVPVQSLPDAAEALQEAGFQDVFAHIQKGTGHGIAPDGLSVALAFMRDKLGL; encoded by the coding sequence ATGACTCGTGTACTCAATGCCGGCCGCAAGGAACCGGTTTCCGGGAGCATCCGCTCGATTGTGGTGTTTCTGCACGGCTATGGCGCCAACGGGGCCGATTTGCTGGGGCTGGCGGATCCCTTGGGCGAGCATTTGCCGGATACGCTGTTTGTTGCCCCGGATGCGCCCGAGGCCTGTGCCGGCGCTCCGATGGGCTTTCAGTGGTTCCCGATCCCCTGGATCGACGGTTCTTCGGAAGAAGAGAGTATGCGCGGCATGCAAGCTGCTGCCGAAGATCTGAATGCCTTTCTGGATGCGCTGATGGTGGACGAAGATGTGCTGCCGGAACAGGTTGTATTGTTCGGCTTCAGCCAAGGCACGATGATGAGCCTGCAAGTTGCGCCGCGGCGCGAGGACGCGGTGGCCGGGATTGTTGCTTTCTCCGGCCGCTTGCTGGCGCCTGAGCTGCTGCAGGATGAAGCCGTGTCCAAGATGCCGGTCTTGCTGGTGCATGGGGATCAGGACGATGTGGTGCCGGTGCAATCTTTGCCGGACGCCGCGGAAGCGTTGCAGGAAGCCGGTTTTCAGGATGTCTTTGCCCATATTCAAAAGGGCACAGGCCACGGAATAGCTCCCGATGGGTTAAGCGTGGCGCTGGCGTTCATGCGCGATAAGCTGGGGCTCTGA
- a CDS encoding VOC family protein has translation MPSQAPAPNAILEAALYVNDLDAAEDFYGRILGLERIQRIGDRHVFFRCGTSVLLIFNAAETEKPPGNPRLPVPPHGARGPGHVCFAQPRKELLQMRARLLSAGVEIEAEFDWPSGAHSIYFRDPAGNSVEIAEPYLWTP, from the coding sequence ATGCCATCGCAAGCCCCTGCCCCCAACGCCATTCTGGAAGCTGCGCTTTATGTGAATGATCTGGACGCGGCCGAAGACTTCTACGGCCGGATCCTTGGGCTGGAGCGCATCCAACGGATCGGTGACAGACACGTCTTCTTTCGCTGCGGAACATCGGTACTGCTGATTTTCAACGCTGCGGAAACCGAAAAACCGCCTGGTAATCCGCGCTTGCCGGTGCCGCCGCATGGCGCCCGCGGCCCTGGCCATGTGTGTTTCGCGCAGCCACGCAAAGAATTGCTTCAGATGCGTGCGCGGTTGCTGTCCGCCGGAGTGGAAATAGAGGCCGAGTTCGATTGGCCCAGCGGAGCGCATTCAATCTATTTCCGGGACCCCGCCGGGAATTCCGTCGAAATCGCCGAGCCGTATCTCTGGACCCCCTGA
- a CDS encoding pseudouridine synthase, with translation MTRLIRFNKPYNVLPQFTDRSSQDSPRATLSGYIDCPGVYAAGRLDRDSEGLMLLTDNGRLQSWITDPKHKMDKTYWVQVEGIPDAQALKLLAEGIDLKDGMTKPAKVRVIDEPPGLWIRTPPVRVRKTVPDSWIELTIREGRNRQVRRMTAAAGHPTLRLIRYSIGAWTLDGLAQGAWNDLEPPKVPGPPKPSRKPPRKPKASAPRPPASDRPRRR, from the coding sequence ATGACCCGTCTGATCCGCTTCAACAAACCCTACAACGTGCTGCCCCAGTTCACCGACCGCAGCAGCCAGGACAGCCCGCGGGCCACGCTGAGCGGTTACATTGACTGCCCCGGCGTTTACGCTGCAGGCCGCCTTGACCGCGACAGCGAGGGGCTGATGCTGCTGACCGACAATGGCCGGCTGCAGTCCTGGATCACCGATCCGAAGCACAAGATGGACAAGACCTATTGGGTTCAGGTAGAAGGCATTCCTGACGCTCAAGCTCTCAAGTTGCTTGCGGAAGGTATTGATCTTAAAGACGGAATGACCAAGCCTGCCAAAGTTAGGGTGATCGATGAGCCACCGGGTCTCTGGATCCGGACGCCGCCAGTCAGGGTGCGGAAAACCGTCCCCGACAGCTGGATCGAGCTTACCATTCGTGAAGGCCGCAACCGGCAAGTTCGGCGGATGACGGCAGCGGCCGGTCATCCTACGCTTCGGCTGATCCGCTACAGCATTGGCGCCTGGACACTGGACGGGCTTGCACAGGGAGCATGGAACGATCTTGAACCGCCAAAGGTCCCAGGTCCCCCTAAGCCCTCTCGGAAGCCACCGCGCAAACCCAAGGCATCTGCGCCACGGCCGCCGGCAAGTGACAGGCCGCGGCGGCGCTGA
- a CDS encoding HNH endonuclease, translating into MDGDFRAEFVRSPGALKQHPALVLNADYRPLSYYPLSLWSWQDAVKAAWLDRVAIVAEYDEVVHSPSTEIRIPSVVVLKDFVKPQKRVAFTRFNLFLRDEFHCQYCGSKGELTFDHVVPRAAGGVTSWENVVAACSPCNLKKGSKSLHRAGMSLRKPPRRPGAEELRNTGRKFPPNHLHDSWMDFLYWDTELDA; encoded by the coding sequence ATGGATGGCGATTTCAGGGCAGAGTTTGTCAGATCCCCAGGGGCGCTGAAACAGCACCCTGCGCTGGTACTGAATGCGGATTACCGGCCACTCTCTTATTACCCATTGTCCTTGTGGTCCTGGCAGGACGCGGTCAAGGCGGCCTGGCTCGACCGGGTGGCTATCGTGGCAGAGTATGACGAGGTGGTGCACAGTCCGAGTACCGAGATCCGAATACCCTCTGTGGTGGTTCTGAAAGATTTTGTGAAACCTCAAAAGCGCGTGGCCTTCACGCGCTTTAATTTATTCTTGAGGGATGAGTTCCACTGCCAGTATTGCGGCAGCAAGGGAGAGCTGACTTTTGATCACGTGGTGCCGCGCGCGGCCGGCGGGGTGACCAGTTGGGAAAATGTGGTGGCAGCTTGCAGCCCCTGCAACCTGAAGAAGGGTTCCAAATCACTGCACCGGGCTGGTATGTCGTTGCGCAAACCGCCGCGGCGGCCGGGCGCAGAAGAGCTGCGGAATACCGGCCGCAAGTTTCCGCCCAACCATCTTCACGACAGCTGGATGGATTTCCTCTATTGGGACACTGAGTTGGATGCTTGA